Proteins from a single region of Dasypus novemcinctus isolate mDasNov1 chromosome 16, mDasNov1.1.hap2, whole genome shotgun sequence:
- the RNF125 gene encoding E3 ubiquitin-protein ligase RNF125 isoform X2 — MGSVLSSDSGKSAPASATPRALERRRDPELPVTSFDCSVCLEVLHQPVRTRCGHIFCRSCIATSLKSNKWTCPYCRAYLPSEGVPATDVAKRMKSEYQNCAECESPVCLSEMRAHIRTCQKYIDKYGPLQELGDTATRCVCPFCQRELDEDSLLDHCITHHRSERRPVFCPLCRLIPNETPSSFNGSLIRHLQVTHTLFYDDFIASLLKMEWAFYSGQ; from the exons ATGGGCTCTGTGCTGAGCAGCGACAGCGGCAAATCCGCGCCTGCCTCGGCCACCCCGCGGGCCCTGGAGCGCAGACGGGACCCTGAGCTGCCCGTTACGTCCTTCGACTGCTCCGTGTGCCTCGAGGTGTTGCACCAGCCTGTCCGGACCCGCTGTGGCCACAT ATTCTGCCGTTCCTGTATTGCTACCAGTCTAAAGAGCAATAAGTGGACCTGTCCTTACTGCCGAGCATATCTTCCTTCAGAAGGCGTTCCAGCAACTGATGTAGCCAAAAGAATGAAGTCAGAGTACCAGAACTGCGCTGAGTGCGAATCCCCG GTTTGCCTCAGTGAAATGAGGGCACACATAAGGACTTGTCAGAAGTACATAGATAAATATGGACCACTACAAGAACTTGGGGACACAGCAACAAG GTGTGTGTGTCCATTTTGTCAGAGGGAATTAGATGAAGACAGCTTGCTGGATCATTGTATTACTCATCACCGATCAGAAAGGAGACCTGTG ttctGCCCACTTTGTCGTTTAATACCTAATGAGACTCCAAGCAGCTTCAATGGCAGTTTAATAAGACATTTGCAAGTCACTCACACTTTGTTTTATGATGATTTCATA gCCAGCTTATTGAAAATGGAATGGGCCTTTTACAGCGGACAGTAG
- the RNF125 gene encoding E3 ubiquitin-protein ligase RNF125 isoform X1 — protein MGSVLSSDSGKSAPASATPRALERRRDPELPVTSFDCSVCLEVLHQPVRTRCGHIFCRSCIATSLKSNKWTCPYCRAYLPSEGVPATDVAKRMKSEYQNCAECESPVCLSEMRAHIRTCQKYIDKYGPLQELGDTATRCVCPFCQRELDEDSLLDHCITHHRSERRPVFCPLCRLIPNETPSSFNGSLIRHLQVTHTLFYDDFIDFNIIEEALIRRVLDQSLLEYVNHSNTT, from the exons ATGGGCTCTGTGCTGAGCAGCGACAGCGGCAAATCCGCGCCTGCCTCGGCCACCCCGCGGGCCCTGGAGCGCAGACGGGACCCTGAGCTGCCCGTTACGTCCTTCGACTGCTCCGTGTGCCTCGAGGTGTTGCACCAGCCTGTCCGGACCCGCTGTGGCCACAT ATTCTGCCGTTCCTGTATTGCTACCAGTCTAAAGAGCAATAAGTGGACCTGTCCTTACTGCCGAGCATATCTTCCTTCAGAAGGCGTTCCAGCAACTGATGTAGCCAAAAGAATGAAGTCAGAGTACCAGAACTGCGCTGAGTGCGAATCCCCG GTTTGCCTCAGTGAAATGAGGGCACACATAAGGACTTGTCAGAAGTACATAGATAAATATGGACCACTACAAGAACTTGGGGACACAGCAACAAG GTGTGTGTGTCCATTTTGTCAGAGGGAATTAGATGAAGACAGCTTGCTGGATCATTGTATTACTCATCACCGATCAGAAAGGAGACCTGTG ttctGCCCACTTTGTCGTTTAATACCTAATGAGACTCCAAGCAGCTTCAATGGCAGTTTAATAAGACATTTGCAAGTCACTCACACTTTGTTTTATGATGATTTCATA GATTTTAACATAATCGAAGAAGCTCTTATCCGAAGAGTCTTAGACCAGTCACTTCTCGAATATGTGAATCATTCAAACACCACATAG